The window TCTCTACCGCGAAATAACCGGCGACAGCTATCGAGCGTTGACCCGGCAACCAGAACTCGCGGCAGTATGCGGGCTTGATCGACTCCCTAGTGAATCAGTTCTTTCGCGGACGTGGCGCAATCGTTTCGACGAGGGAGTTTGTGAGTTCATTACGACAGCCGCTCATTATCTCGTCAAAGAAATCCACGACGAAGACCTCTCCGTTCGAACCGTCCGACCGAAAGAAGAGGTACTCCATCCACGTAAAGATTCCGAGGCGTGCCCTGCCGAGGAAAAAGAAGCAACCGCCGAAGACGAGTTCACAGATGAGAACATCCAGCGAACGACGCGTCTTGCTCGTGACCATGGCTTTGACGGGTTCGATTCTAACCGTGCTGACAATGCGACATACGAAGATACGCGGTTTTTCGAGTTACAGACGTTCATGGGGATGGTCGGTTGCGGCACCGCACAAGGAGCAGCGCGCTTCCAGTATCGCCGAGGTGCAGAGTACGGTCCCCACGGCGATACCCACCTTCGAGCAGTAAAACAGTTCGACCCTGAGAACCTCATCGCGGGATTCGACACTGCGACAGATCACGTTCTTTCGGCTATCGCCTCTGAAACAGCGTTTCGTCGTCCAGTCACGGTGGCAATCGACATTACGACCGTGCCCTACTACGGGGACGTGGAGGGAATGTCGATGGTGAGCGGGACGAAAGACGGCGACGGCAGAGCGTTCAAATTTGCCACACTCTCAATTGTTGGTCGGAATATCCCGCTTGTACTTGCCGTCGAGCCGGTGCGGGAAAGTTCACCGTGGGACGAGAATCCGTCGAATCGAATCCATCGCACTGTCCGGCGGTTGGTCTTACGGGTGAAAGACCACGTGCCGATTGGGACCGTACTGTGCGACCGGGAGTTTGATTCGATGCGAGTCTTTCAGACGCTCTCGAATCTGGGCGTGAACTACCTCATTCCGAAGCGCATTTCCAGTACAGAACGGACCGTCATCGAGCGGATGGAAACAGACGGACAAGATGTTGCCGTCGAATCGGCGTCTGTCGATGTGGAAGCTGGTTCCCACCCGATGCAGTTTCTCTACGTCCCGTCTACGAAGGGTGACGGGACGGCAGTATTCGCCACGAACGTTCGGGTCGGTCCGGAGGAAGCGGAGTCGTTCTGTCGTCGATATAGTCGCCGCTGGCAGATTGAGAATGGCTATAAATCGATCAAACACGATTTCCTTGCGAAGACCTCCTCGAAAGACTATCGCGTCCGCTTGTTCTATTTTGTCTTCGCAGCCCTACTCTACAACATCTGGCGGCTCACCGATTTTCTGTTGAAAACAAGTGTCGATGGCGAGATGGATTACGCTCCCGTCCTGACGGCTGGGGAATGTGTCGAACTGGTTTCGGCAGCGCTGGTGCCGCCTGACTGAGCGTCTGAGGGATATTCAGCTAGCTATCTGTGAGTGGCAACACTGAAGAAAGGGTCTGAAATCTCTTCAATTGTGGATAAGTACTGAGACTTCGCTAGTTATCCCCGCGACTAAGGAACGGATTTGAGGTATTTGATGCCGATTCGCCACAAAACCCACCCAAATTTATGCCATCCTCCGAAACTGTGACTGGACCTTAGTCCGGGGGTGGCAAGAGGACCGATTGAGCCGACAGAACTCGATGTTCCGTATCGTCTCAACGAACGCGCAACCGACCGAAACACCGACTACGAGTTCACCCACGACCGGTTCCCAGCGTCTGGCGAATACGTCCGAAGCTACTCCACGGGGACTGGTTTTATTACTCGGCGGTATGAGCACACACCGTATGGTACGCACGCAGTGCACCGTAGGTCGAGCGGTGGGTCTAGCCGCTCGTGACCACCATGACGGCGACGGAATCACGACACGAATCCAGTACACCGGTTCGGAGGCGACGCATGGAAGAGATTAGTACCGACGCCGCGCCGCCGAGCATCGGCCCGTTCTCGCAGGGCGTTCGCGACGGCGACCGCATCTACGTTTCCGGACAGGGGCCAGTTGACCCCGACTCGGGCGACATCGTCGGCGACACCATCGAAGAACAGACCGCGCGCACCCTAGAGAACGTCGAGGCAGTACTGACGGCGGCGGGCCTGTCGCTCGACGACGTGGTGAAGGCGACCGTCTTCGTACAGGACATGGACGACTACGACGCCATCAACGATGTGTACGCAGACTACATGTCTGCGCCGTATCCTGCCCGAAGCGCGGTTCAAGTCGAAGACCTCCCCATCGACATCGGCGTCGAGATCGAAGTAGTCGCGACCGCCCGCGACTCGAAAGCGGGGTCGGGGGCGTGACCGATCGATGAGAGCTATCGCGGTCCGACGCGACCAGTCTGACCCACAATTACTCGACGTGCCGAAACCCACGCCAGAGTCTGGTGAGGCGCTAGTTCGAACGCTCCGCGTCGGCATCGACGGCACCGATCACGAGGTCATCGAGGGTAACCACGGCGGCTTTCCCGGCGACGCCGATTACCAGATACTCGGCCACGAAGCGGTCGGCGTCGTCGAGGAGCCGAATGGGACCCGATTCGACGCGGGAGACCTCGTCGTGCCGGCGGTTCGACGGCCGTCGGACCCGGAGGCCGACAATCGGTACTTCGAACGCGGCGAACCGGACATGGCCCCGGACGGCCAGTACGTCGAACGCGGCATCGTCGGCGAGCACGGCTACATGGCCGACTACTTCACCAGCCACGAATCGTTCCTCCTCGGTGTGCCCGACGCGTTCGCCGAAACCGGCTTCCTCGTCGAACCTATCAGCAATACCGAGAAGGCCCTCGAACACGCCTACGCCAGTAGGTCGGCGTTCGAGTGGCAGCCTGAATCTGCGATGGTGCTGGGGAACGGCCCGCTCGGTCTCCTGACGCTGGCGATGCTGGTCGAGAGCGACGACTTCGAGCGCTGCTACTGTCTCGGCCGGCGCGACAGGCCCGACCCGACGGTCGAGATAATCGAACGTCTCGGCGCGACCTACGTCGATTCACGCGAGACGCCGCTCGCAGACGTGCCGGACGCCTACGAACCGATGGACTTCGTCTACGAGGCGACGGGCTACGCGCCCCACGCCTTCGAGACCATCGAGGCGCTCGCGCCGAACGGTGTCGGCGCGCTGTTGGGCATCCCGTCAGACGGGAGCGTCGAGTTGGACGGTGGGCGCCTCCACCGAGAGCTAGTGCTAGAGAACAAAGCACTCGTGGGAAGCGTCAACTCGAACGTCGCCCAGTACGAGGCGGCCACGGAGTCGCTCGCCTCGTTCCCCGACTGGTTCACCGACGCGCTCGTAACCGGAATCCACGGCCCCGAGGAGGTCGAGCAGGCGTTCGAGACGGGCGACAACGTCATCAAGAGCGTCGTCGAATTCGACGCTGTGTAGGGTCGGTGGCAGTCGAGGAGATAGACTTCACTCGTTATTCAGGGCGGGGAGGATGTCAAGCTTCGGCCTGCGCGACGATTCGCTCGACGGCGTACTCGGCTTCATCGTCGGTGAGACACATTGGGTTGACCGTGAACTCGCTCGCGGGGAGCGCGTCCGCGCCGACGAACACGCGCGGTTCCTCGCGCCGAAGGCCGCCAACCACGTCGGTCGCCGAGACGCCGGCAACATTGGCATCCACTGAGACAATTACTTCGGGAGCGACGGCCGTCTTGTCGTCGGCCGTCAGCGAGGTGTCGAATCCCGAAACGGCTTCGAGGTCCGCCGCGATTCGCCGCGAGCGTTCGAGCCATTCCTCGACGAGGGCGTCGTGGTCCTCCTCGACGAACAGTTCGAGCGCGCGAATCAGACCGACGAGTTCCTCCTTGCCAACCTTCATCGGGCGGCCGATTCCCTGCCGTGGGACGCCGCCGAGTCTGTCGGGGTCCACGAGTTCGCGCGCGGGTTCCCACACCTGCTCGGCGGCGTGCATGTCGAGATGCTGGGCGGCGACGGACCGGATGAGGTCGTCTCGCCCAGCGAGGATGCCGGTCGTCTGCGGGCCGCGAATCGCCTTCCCGCCGCTGAACGCGACGAGGTCCGCCCCGGCGTCGACGAACGCCTCGAAGTTGCTCGGCGGCGGGAGTTCGGCGGCGGCGTCCACGATAACCGGAACGCCGTGGTCGTGAGCGACATCGCAGACCACATCGAGTGGCGGTTCCGTGTAAGACTTCTCGACGTAAGCGACCGCTGCGGTGTCCTCGCCGATAGCGTCGGCTATCTCCCACGGTTCGACGTTGCGAGACCCGGTGCCGAGGTGCTTGTCGTTGCTGCCGACGTCCACGATGGTTGCGCCAGCGGCGCGGAGCGCGTGGTCGTAGCCGGTGCGGTGCGTGCGTGGCATCACGATTTCGTCGGCGAGACCCTCGGTGTCGGGGAGACGGGCCATCGCGCCGAGGTCGTCGCCCGCGATGCAGGCGGCCGCGCCGAGTGCGAGCGCGCTCGACGCGCCGGACGCGACGTAGCCCGCGTCTGCGCTGGTGACGTCCGCTATCAGTTCGCTCGCTCTGGCCTGCAGGTCCGAGAGGCGCACGAACGCTTCAGACGCGCGAGCCATCGCCTTGACGGCCTCCGGCCGAATGCGACTGCCGCCGATGCGGGTCTTGGTCCCCGTGGCGTTGACCACGTGTGGGACGCCCAACTCCTCGTAGATGGTCCGAGATGGCATACGAACTTCTGGCGCGGCATGGGTTAAATAGGTTCGGCGTTCCCCTGTGTTCGTTGTTCGTTCGAATTCCCGTTTCGAGACGCGATTGCCGACTCCGTTTCTCGCTCACTGCATTCTCTGGCCCACCGGTACGTTCAAGGTATCGGCACGGCCATCGCTAGCACGTCACGGCTATGCCCGACATCGAAGCCGGTACGAGCTACTTCGGCGTACAGGACCCCGACCATGCGACGGCCGACCTGACGCGCTTCCGCGACGCTGGACTCGACGCGGTCCTCCACACGTTCAGCGAGCGCGATCAGGCGTTCTACCGCGAGACGATGGCCGAAATCGTCGCGGCGAGTCACGAGCGGGGGTTGACTACCTACGTCAATCCGTGGGCAGTCGGCGGCGTCTTCGGCGGCGAAGAGTTCTCTCGATTCGTCGCGCAGAATCCCGACTCCCGTCAGGTTCTCAACACGGGCGAACGCGTCCCCGCCGCTTGTTTCAACGACCCAACGTTCCGCGAATTTATGCGCGAGTGGACGCGGGATGCCGCCGGTCTCGGTGCGGACGTCCTCTTCTGGGACGAACCGCACTGGCACGACGTCCACTGGTACGAAGACGGCTACCCCGACGACGTCTGGTGTTGTCGGTGCGAACACTGTCGGGAGTCGTACCGCGAGCGGTACGACGAACCGATGCCCGCGACCGAGACCGAGCGGGTTTCCCGGTTCCGCGAGGACTCGATGCTCGACTTCCTCGACGAACTGATGGCGCTGACTCACGAGGAGGGAGCGGAAAACGCCGTCTGTCTCATGCCCACCCAGTCTGCCGACCACGGGCCGCGCGACTGGGCGCAGTTAGCCGCGAACGACCACATCGACGTGCTGGCGACCGACCCCTACTGGGCGGCGTTCACCGAGAACGCTGACCCCGGCGAGTACGTCGCCGAGTTCGGTGAGGAACTCGTCTCGGTCGCCGACGACCACGGGCTTCGCAGTCAGTTGTGGATTCAGGGGTTCGGCCTCTCGGGTGCGTCGGCG is drawn from Halorussus halophilus and contains these coding sequences:
- a CDS encoding transposase: MEARVGRLTDAYLVGIELRNRIQRGQSLSEVLQAVDGPFDRLDDGYPEWHPASFSFHGVLKLFLYREITGDSYRALTRQPELAAVCGLDRLPSESVLSRTWRNRFDEGVCEFITTAAHYLVKEIHDEDLSVRTVRPKEEVLHPRKDSEACPAEEKEATAEDEFTDENIQRTTRLARDHGFDGFDSNRADNATYEDTRFFELQTFMGMVGCGTAQGAARFQYRRGAEYGPHGDTHLRAVKQFDPENLIAGFDTATDHVLSAIASETAFRRPVTVAIDITTVPYYGDVEGMSMVSGTKDGDGRAFKFATLSIVGRNIPLVLAVEPVRESSPWDENPSNRIHRTVRRLVLRVKDHVPIGTVLCDREFDSMRVFQTLSNLGVNYLIPKRISSTERTVIERMETDGQDVAVESASVDVEAGSHPMQFLYVPSTKGDGTAVFATNVRVGPEEAESFCRRYSRRWQIENGYKSIKHDFLAKTSSKDYRVRLFYFVFAALLYNIWRLTDFLLKTSVDGEMDYAPVLTAGECVELVSAALVPPD
- a CDS encoding Rid family detoxifying hydrolase translates to MEEISTDAAPPSIGPFSQGVRDGDRIYVSGQGPVDPDSGDIVGDTIEEQTARTLENVEAVLTAAGLSLDDVVKATVFVQDMDDYDAINDVYADYMSAPYPARSAVQVEDLPIDIGVEIEVVATARDSKAGSGA
- a CDS encoding glucose 1-dehydrogenase, with the translated sequence MRAIAVRRDQSDPQLLDVPKPTPESGEALVRTLRVGIDGTDHEVIEGNHGGFPGDADYQILGHEAVGVVEEPNGTRFDAGDLVVPAVRRPSDPEADNRYFERGEPDMAPDGQYVERGIVGEHGYMADYFTSHESFLLGVPDAFAETGFLVEPISNTEKALEHAYASRSAFEWQPESAMVLGNGPLGLLTLAMLVESDDFERCYCLGRRDRPDPTVEIIERLGATYVDSRETPLADVPDAYEPMDFVYEATGYAPHAFETIEALAPNGVGALLGIPSDGSVELDGGRLHRELVLENKALVGSVNSNVAQYEAATESLASFPDWFTDALVTGIHGPEEVEQAFETGDNVIKSVVEFDAV
- a CDS encoding aminotransferase class V-fold PLP-dependent enzyme, giving the protein MPSRTIYEELGVPHVVNATGTKTRIGGSRIRPEAVKAMARASEAFVRLSDLQARASELIADVTSADAGYVASGASSALALGAAACIAGDDLGAMARLPDTEGLADEIVMPRTHRTGYDHALRAAGATIVDVGSNDKHLGTGSRNVEPWEIADAIGEDTAAVAYVEKSYTEPPLDVVCDVAHDHGVPVIVDAAAELPPPSNFEAFVDAGADLVAFSGGKAIRGPQTTGILAGRDDLIRSVAAQHLDMHAAEQVWEPARELVDPDRLGGVPRQGIGRPMKVGKEELVGLIRALELFVEEDHDALVEEWLERSRRIAADLEAVSGFDTSLTADDKTAVAPEVIVSVDANVAGVSATDVVGGLRREEPRVFVGADALPASEFTVNPMCLTDDEAEYAVERIVAQAEA